The following coding sequences are from one Verrucomicrobiia bacterium window:
- a CDS encoding ABC transporter ATP-binding protein, with protein MNARANQSAAALEAAGLTKVYGSGNTEVVAMKEVSLQVARGEVVALLGPSGAGKTTLLTALGLINPPTAGRITMAGERVMDGPRALVNLAAFRRKHLGFVFQKANLIPFLNAVQNVQVALEINDVPPRAARRRSMELLEYLGVADRATNLPDALSGGQQQRVAVARALANEPSLILADEPTAALDGARGRQVMELFRKVAHERGAGAIVVTHDQRALEVFDRIVEMEDGRVRPGQKPPSMPGRHDNPRA; from the coding sequence ATGAACGCGCGCGCCAACCAGTCTGCCGCCGCGCTGGAGGCCGCCGGCTTGACCAAGGTTTACGGCAGCGGCAACACCGAGGTCGTGGCGATGAAAGAAGTGTCGCTGCAGGTCGCGCGCGGGGAAGTGGTCGCGTTGCTGGGACCGAGCGGCGCGGGGAAAACGACGTTGCTCACCGCGCTGGGCCTCATCAATCCGCCCACCGCCGGACGCATCACCATGGCCGGTGAGCGGGTGATGGACGGCCCGCGCGCTTTGGTCAACCTGGCTGCATTCCGGCGAAAGCATCTTGGCTTTGTTTTTCAGAAGGCGAATCTGATTCCGTTTTTGAACGCGGTGCAAAACGTGCAGGTGGCCCTCGAGATCAACGACGTGCCGCCGCGCGCGGCGCGCCGCCGCTCGATGGAGTTGCTGGAATACCTGGGCGTGGCAGACCGCGCCACCAACCTGCCCGACGCGCTTTCCGGCGGGCAGCAACAGCGCGTGGCGGTGGCCCGCGCGCTCGCCAACGAGCCGAGCCTCATTCTCGCCGACGAGCCGACCGCCGCGCTGGACGGCGCCCGCGGACGGCAGGTGATGGAATTGTTCCGCAAAGTGGCACACGAACGCGGGGCCGGGGCCATCGTCGTCACGCATGATCAGCGCGCCCTCGAGGTGTTTGACCGCATCGTCGAAATGGAGGATGGCCGAGTGCGGCCCGGGCAGAAACCGCCATCGATGCCAGGCCGCCATGACAATCCCAGGGCATGA